A segment of the Salvelinus namaycush isolate Seneca chromosome 3, SaNama_1.0, whole genome shotgun sequence genome:
GCAGCCCGTTTGTAGCTCTTACCACAGTCATGACAGCAGTGGCTTGGTCTATGGAAGGGATCTTCTTTGTTTTTCCGTTTCAGGCAGCAGGgtgtttctccctctgtctcggcGGTGTTAGGGCTGGACGAGGAGATGACAGGGGCAGATACACCTCTCTTGGCCCTTCCAAAGACGGGCATCTGATTTGCTATGTTTCTAAGCTGACTTCTCTCAACATTCTCAGTATTTCTAGCCACATCAGCAGACTGTCCCATCTCAGAGGCTGACCTGATCTCATCCTCTACCTCAGCCTGGTTATTGTATTTTATCTCCTCCTTAATCCAGTCCTCATGTTCAGAAAAATTGTCTTCCTCAACCAAATCATCTTCCCCATCAAGTCTCCTCTCCTCACTATAAATGTCCTCCAGATGTCTGGCATCTATATTGAAAGTACTGGACTGACAGACTTTAGAAAATTCTATCCTCTTCAGAAATAACCCTGGTCCTGTGACTTTCATCTTCTCACTGTTAACTTGATGTTCTGTAGGTCTGAAAATAAATGGAAATAGACAGCATATCAACAAATGCATTCCAATAGACACACACTATTTGTAGTCAAAATATTTAACACTTCCTTAATCTCTTTGGATGTGCAAGAAAGAAACACTCAAAACATGATCTGGCCCTACCCTGCTTCTTCCTCTCTCAGTTGTTCTGCAGGGTATCCCTCTCCATCAGTGTGGTTGTCCATCTCACTGCACTTATCCCCAGGTGTGTTGTTCAGGTACTCCTCAGCCATGTAGATAGCCTCCTCCATGTCCTGGGGGCACTGTTTCAGCACACAGTCTCCAAGATGTGTGGGCAGGAGTGACACAAACCTCTGCAGGGCCACACACCTCACCACCTCCGCAGCCGTTCTCCTCTCAGGCCGAAGCCAGTGCTGGGCAGCACTTTCCAGTCCCTGCCCCAACTCCCTGGGCCCTCTCTCAGGGTCGTACCTCAGATAGCTGAAGTCCTCCTGCCGTCGGCTCTCTTCTGCCCTGACTTGGCTCTGCAGGCTGGCCCTCAGTGTCTCGTAGTTTGGCTCACCTGACCTGAGGCACTCCCCGCCAAGGAGCCCCCACTTCACATTAGAAAGCCTGGAGTTGGAGTCTGCCTCCTCCAAAAGCAGCAGGTAGGCCTCAGGATCCTTCACCTCCTCCAGCTTCACATCTGGCTCCATTCTCCTGAGCTCCTCCTTCTCCAGTAACTGTGCCAGAGCCTCAGTCTGTATCTCCCCCTGTACAGCCAGGGCCTGTAGCTGCTGTCTGTGCACTGCTAGTAGGTTTGTAAATAACCGCACCACATCCATGGTTCCACTCTTGGAGTCTCTAGCAACAGTCTGTGAAATATGAAATGATTATAAAAGTATGGTAATGACAGTACCACTGTGCAATGAAGATGGCTATTTGGGTGTATAATAAATCctgtgaaaataaaatatgttgATAGCCAACTCTCAATGAGAGTTTCAAACACGTGATCCACGAggttgtgtttaatgtgtttataAGGCTGTACATGTAGTTATGATCTAAGTTATAGCGTCTAGCTAGCTTGTTAATCTGTCTGGCACCACATTCAGATGTGTGCCTCATTTTCTCTCTGGATGagggctagctggctagctaacgttaggtcaGTTAGGTGGGCTAGCTAGCCATGTTAGCTGACAATCCAGGCAAAATAGACAAATTCTACCATAAAATGTGATTATCAAGCTGACCAAAACCACAAGTAGAAAAATAACGTTACTTACCGAGAGACTGGGCGTCTTTTTGTCTTTTACTCGTATTGTATTTCttgcaagttagctagctagctacgtacgCCGTTTTTATTGTTGTTTCCAGGGGTACCATTTGATCGTGACAACGTCTGCGTCTGCTGTGTGTAACATGATAAGCATTCCCGTCGTCTATTGTCCAAACAttatatgtagctagctaacattagctattgaAACGTCCACGTCAAGTAATTAACCATCACAGGTAACTAGTAATTTATTAGTTATTTTCCATTCTTTTATAATCAATTTTGAGATAATATGTTCATTTTGATAGcgttttttattttaaatcatCCACCCAGCTAACAACCAAGTCCTGGAACGTTTGTCCaccttgctaacgttagctagctactagctaagTTTCAGTGATGGTACTGGAAATTTGACTAGTCTCAAATAATTAGCTAACAATTACTTTTCGGTGATATTAGATACCTTTGTGATCGAGCTGGCAATTCCGACCCTTCCAGCTAGTGAAAAGTATTTTTTACTGCCCTCACCATAGGCACCTGCAATCAATATGGATGTGGTTGAGTTCCTAGTGTCCCTGCTGGATGTGCATAAACAACAGCTGAAAGCGCTGACCAGACAGGGGGAGATCCAGGCCAAGGTCCTCAGCCAGCTTGTCAAGGATGGTTTGACCAGAACCCTTGACCGGCCTTCACCCCAGGATGTAGAGGAACAGAGAAGGCATAGGATGACACCAGGGAGAGATAAAGACCCAGAGGACTGGGGTGCTAGGCTTGATGGGCTTCTGCAAGAGGAGACACAGAAGAAGAATCAACTGATCAGACCCCAGGGGTTGTCTAATTCATTCCAGACCAGGGTACTGGGACAGATGTGGACTGTGGAGGACCAGAGCAGGCAGGACTTCTTGTCTCTGCGGTACGAACCCCAGAAGGGAGCCAGAGAGCTGGGGCAGAAGCTTGACTCAGCTGCTAAGCACTGGCTTAGGCCTGACCTAAGGACTGCTGCACAGGTAGAGCAGTGTGTTGCCATGGAGCAGTTTCTGTCCCTCTTGCCAAAGGAGGCTGGAGCCTGGGTGCAGAAGCAGCAGCCCAGGGATATGGAGGAAGCGATCAGCATGGCTGAGCAGCGGCTTGGGTCTGGTGTCTTCACCGTCTCCTCGCCTTCCCCTGACcgtacacagacaaacacagcaCAGGGCTCAACAGAGACACAAGAACAAGGGTAGGTAAATGTGTGGCAGCTATTGAACTAATCATATCTGCAGTTATTCTATCATCCTCAGTGTCTTTAATTTAATTGTTCAGTCACATGCAGATCCTAAGAACGATTCACTATGATTAATCTCATTTTTTGAATTTACAGGAGTGTCAAGATGCAGATTACCAGTGATCACCCAGATGCTTTGACCAAGTCATTTCTCAACCAGCTGGAGACTCAAAAGTCTGCCCATTTCAGTCTAGAGATTCCAGACATGGGAGTAGCCAGCTACCAGGAGGAAAAGGATGAGCATAAGGTGGTCCCAGAGGAAGAGTCCATCTTTGTGTGTAAGCAGGAAGTGGAGGACCCTGACTGGCATCAGGAGAGTGCTCCTCCAGAGCCTATCCAAATTTATGGGAGCACAACAGGACATGAGAGCATGTCGGTGGACACACCTTACATCTCCCCTCCCAGACacaactctctctcctccaccatgTACACTCATCCAACACCCAGAGTGTCCAGTCAGATCCCCTCCCCACAGTCGCCTCCATCCCTTGCTCCTGATGTCTATCATCCACATGTTCAGGACAGCCCAGTGACAGACAGACTGCAGAGTAACAATCATTCTAGTGACGAGACGGAGCTTACTGCCAGGTACACAGGGCTTATCTCTGAAGATGGACAGCTGACCTGGGGGACCCTCCCGAGGGTTCCCTCACCCTCCTTCCACACTCGCCCACCCTCCCCCTCGCCCTCCCACCAGTGCCCAGACTGTGGCTGCTGCTTCACCCAGCAAAGGAGCCTGGAGGAGCACAGGAACATTCACACGGGGGCGAGGCCCTTCGTCTGTGGGGTGTGTGGCAAGGCCTTCTGCCACCGCCGCACTctgaacaaacacacacgtatCCACTCCTGGGAGAGACCCTTTCAATGTACTGACTGTGGACAGACCTTCAAACTCAAAGACACCATGAAGAGGCACCAGGTGTCCCACAGCAGGCCAGGGACAGGGCCAGGGGCACGTCAGCTCTCTCACTCACCCTGATACTCTATCTAGCAGCTAGCTGCTCACTCAGCACTTCACCTCGCTGAGAGGAGGCCTCGTAGTAATCAGCACACAACAAGGACTTGAAGTAGGACTGGTCAGATGGCTTTCTCTGTAAATGTCCTAAATAGGCAGATTTGTGTGAGAAAGCTACCAGTGTTTTCTGTTGGCGTGTTCCATAAACAGAGGACACTGCTTTGGATTTCACAGGTGAACTGGTTGGTGGAACATCTCTCCCATGTTTCCATGTAAACAAGCTCAAATTACTTGTGCTTCATTGTTCCCTTTTTTTTGTAGAATGCCCTGCCATGGTCCAAGTTAGAGGTGTTTCATGCATTTGGATATTGTGATAGTTACTCTTGAATAATTCTTTGTTATGCAGAATcgttttttgtatttaatttaatTCTTCAGAAGAGCAGAGATCAGAACATTGTGTAACAATGTACTGTACTGCTTTATGTATTTGTTGTTTTATGcgtaggatatatatatatacacagttgaagtcggaagtttacatacacttaggttggagtcgttaaaactcgtttttcaaccacgccaaaactatagtttgttcacaagaaatttgtggaaagttggttaggacatctactttgtgcatgacacaagtcatttttccaacaattgtttacagacagattatttcacttataattcactgtatcacaattccagtgggtcagaagtttacatgcacaaagttgactgtgcctttaaacagcttggaaaatgtctttataagcttctgataggctaattgacataatttgagtcaattggaggtgtacctgtggatgtatttcaaggcctaccttcaaactcagtgtatctttgcttgacatcatgggaaaatcaaaagaaatcagccaagacctcagaaaaaaaagaaatccacaagtctggttcatccttcggagcaatttccaaacacctgaaggtaccacgttcatctgtacaaacaatattacgcaggtatgaacaccatgggaccacgcagccgtcataccgctcaggaaggagatgagttctgtctcctagagatgaacgtacttcggtgcgaaaagtgcaaatcaatcccagaacaacagcaaaggaccttgtgaagatgctggaggaatcaggtacaaaagtatctatatccacagtacaacgagtcctatatcgacataacctgaaaggccgatcagcaaggaagaagccactgctctaaaactgccataaaaaagccagactacggtttgcaactgcacatggggacaaatatcgtactttttagagacatgtcctctggtctgatgaaacaaaaatagaactgtttggccataatgaccatcgttatgtttggaggaaaaagggggaggcttgcaagccgaagagcaccatcccaaccgtgaagcacgggggtggcagtgtcatgttgtgggggtgctttgctgcaggagggactggtgcatttcacaaaataaatggcatcatgaggaaagaaaattgtggatatattgaagcaacatctcaagacatcagtcaggaagttaaagcctggtcgcaaatgggtcttccaaatggacaatgaccccaagcatacttccaaagttgtggcaaaatggcttaagaacaacaaagtcaaggtattggagtggccatcacaatgccctgacctcaatcccatagaaaatatgtgggcagaactaaaaaagcgtatgtgagcaaggaggcctacaaacctgactcagttacaccagctctgtcaggaggaatgggccaaaattcacccaactcattgtgggaagcttgtggatggctacctgaaacgtttgagccaagttgaacaatttaaaggcaatgctaccaaatactaattgagtgtatgtaaacttctgacccactgggaatgtgatgaaagaaatacaagctgaaataaatcattctctctactattattctgacatttcacattcttaaaataaggtggtgatcctaactgacctaaaaattgaatttttacgaggattaaatgtcagcaattgtgaaaaactgagtttaaatgtatttggctaaggtgtatgtaaacctacgacttcaactgtgtatatatatatatatatatatataatatactaccgttcaatagtttggggtcacttagacatttccttgttttccatgaaaacatacctgaaatgagttgcaaaatgaataggaaatatagtcaagacgttgacaaggttataaataatgatttttaattgaaataataattgtgtgcTTCAAACTTTGccttcgtcaaagaatcctccatttgcagcaattacagtcttgcagacctttggcattctagttgtcaatttgttgaggtaatctgaagagatttcaccccatgcttcctgaagcacctcccacaagttggattggcttgatgggcacttcttacgtaccatacgggcaagctgctcccacaacagctcaatagtgttgagatccggtgactgtgctggctactgaattatagacagaataccagctgactgtttcttccctaaatagttattgcgcTGTGCTTTAATTTGGCTCTGTgctttaggtcattgtcctgttgtaggaggaaattggctccaattaagcgccatccacagggtatggcgttgcaaaatggagtgatagccttccttcttcaagatcccttttaccctgtacaaaacTCCCACTTTACCGCCACCAAAGCACccacagaccatcacattgcctccaccatgcttgacagatggcgtcaagcactcctccagcatcttttcattttttcagtctctcacgtatgttcttctttgtgatccgaacacctcaaacttggattcgtctgtccataacacttttttccaatcttcctctgtccagtgtctgtgttcttttgcccatcttaatcttttatttttattggtcagtctgagatatggctttttctttacaactctgcctagaaggccagcatcccggaatcgcctcttcactgttgactttgagactggtgttttgaggggtactatttaatgaagctgccagttgaggacttgaggcggCTGTTTCTTAAACTAGACACTAATCTACTTGTCCTCTTGCAAAAATCACGTCACAGTATTGAAGTCATAGGCATATTCTCATTATGAATCATTACTAATTTCACTCATGCAGTTTTATATTTTTATTGAAATCTATTGAATTTAAATGATTCATAATGATTATGTGCAACATTAGCATTGTGTAGTTTACAGAGTCCTATTTACATTGAGTAGATTCCCCTCAGTCTGTTATCACTGTGCTCAGTAAGGTTGGAGGTTCTCCTTTAGTTGGCAGAGGGACACGGAAGAACCCACTCCAAAGCCTGCATACAGAGGCTCAGAGAACTGGGCCTTGAATTTGTGGATCAGCTCCATGGCCTCTGACACAGAGTAGAAGGCAACCGTGTTGGCTGCGTAGTCCAGGTACACTCCAATCCGTGTGGCCCGTGGGGCCTCTGGCAGGTCTTTGTCCATCTTGTTGTGCCATGCGGAGTAGCCCGAGTCAGAGCAGAGCAGGCTCCAGGACTTGTCGTTGTAGCCCAGCAGACTGTAAGAGTTCTTACCCTTGCGGCTGATGCTCTTGTAGGCCACTCCGATGGAGAACTCCCCGCTCCACTCTGCTTCCCAGTAGTACCTGAACCCACCCAGGCACTCCTTGCATAGAACCTGGGAGAAGCCATCGAAGCGTTCGGGGTGATCCGGGTAAAACTTGACTGTCTTCTTCCGCATCACTTTGTGGTTCCCCTCAGACAGAACCAGCTCTTTGTAGGCTGTGTTGGGGTCAAAGGTGAGCGGACAAGAATctgaaaaaaatacatatttattgGCATTATCAGAAAATTATATGATTTGAGTTGGTATAACAGACAAGAACAGAGCACTCACATCTCAAGAAGTCTGCTCTAGTTTTGGGTTCCTGAAAATCTGCCCTGGTGGGAGCTGTATTAGAACAAAATATGGATTCTATCACCAGAGATATTCAGATTAAAAACTGATATTTTTTTCACAGATAATAAACCAATGTAAACTTCATAAATATGTACCTTTGAATCGTTTGTCGCCACCTCTTGGTGAAAGTATGTATACAGGGATATCACTTACTGTAAATGTAAAATTACAGTTGGTTATCGCAAACTCTTGCTGTACACAAGCTATGTTGTAGGCATTTTAGTCACATTAACAGACTAACCTAACTTGGAGATTTTGCTCAGCTCCTTCTTACAGATGTCATCTAGATGCTCCTTCATGCCGGTGACAGTCTTGGTGACCTCTCCGAAGGAGAACTGAGGGTTGATTAGGACTTTGGGCACCATGGGCTCAGGAGGAACACACAGTGTGGGGAAGTTCTACACAGCACAAAATAAATGTATCAGTATCGTAATGCCAATGCTAGATTCATATTTCTACCAGTCTATTATCAGTACTGATCCTGGTTCCTACAGCTCaatgtctctcctccctccagtccAGTACCTGTAGGAAGTGGATGTTGTCCTCTGTGTCGAGGATCTGGCGCAGCTCGACGTCTCTGCGCTGCAGCTCCAGAATCTCCTGCTCCAGCCGCTCCACGTATCCCTCGGCCTGTGACATGGCTGCCTGCATGTTGGCCTTTATCAGCTGGCTCACCTCAACATGCCAGCGCTCCACCGCCTGTAGCATCTCACTGAAGATCTTATCACTGTCTGACATCGCCCGCTGGGCATTGCTCTGAGGTTAGGGGAGGGAGATACTGCAAATTACGCAATTATTATTGTGTTATTATAtaattaaaaacaaaacattGCAAACACAATTGTAATGATTGATTTAGTGTCTCTATGGCAATATATGGTCCAACATGTATAATGGACGATACTATGGTGCTAAATTAAAGGGATGTAGTCTCATAAAAAGTACCAAAAATTGACCTAGGAAATGGAAATGGACCTAACCTTGAGAACGTCAACATTGTGTCTCAACTCCTGCAGTTCCTTCATCCGCTCCTGAATGATGtgctggacctcagactgggtcacCAACAGGTTTTTCTGttaaaggagaggaagagatggtTAGTAAACTGAGGGGCCATAATACCCCATTGTCTTTAGAAGTTTCAAATTAGTTAAGCTGTATCATTGCAGTTGTCATGTACTGTTAGAGCGATTAGTGAGGGTAGGTTGTTCCAGTGTGTAAGAGCAGTCTTGCCTGTTTCTCAGCGCGCTCCTCCTCAGCAGAGATGATGTTGTGGCTGCGGTGTTCCCTGACGGTACACAGCACACAGATACACATCTGGTCAGAGCGACAGAACAGCTCCAGGCCCTTCTCGTGCTGCGGACAGATCTTCCTGTCCAGGTGACCCGTCTCATCCACCAGCTTGTGCCTCTTGAAGGTGGCAGACTCGTAGTGGGGCTTGATGTGTGTCTCGCAGTAGTAGGCCAGGCACATCAGGCAGGACTTGACAGCCTTACTGCGGCGGCCCACACAGAAGTCACACAGCGAATCCCTCTGGAGGTAGGGGAAGGGCTGTAGCTCGGGCAGCTGCCGGCGCACCTGGGTCACGTTGGGCAAGTTGCGCCTAAGGACGGGGCGAGGGGTGAAGGTGGCCCTGCATTGGGGGCAGTTGTACACCCCCAGGTGGTCATACTGGTCCCAGTAGACCTTGATGCACTCCAGGCAGTAGGTGTCTCCACAGGAGATGGTAACAGGGTCTCGCAGCACATCGGCACACAGAAGACAGGTGTAGCCATCTGGAG
Coding sequences within it:
- the LOC120045109 gene encoding zinc finger and SCAN domain-containing protein 21-like, whose amino-acid sequence is MDVVRLFTNLLAVHRQQLQALAVQGEIQTEALAQLLEKEELRRMEPDVKLEEVKDPEAYLLLLEEADSNSRLSNVKWGLLGGECLRSGEPNYETLRASLQSQVRAEESRRQEDFSYLRYDPERGPRELGQGLESAAQHWLRPERRTAAEVVRCVALQRFVSLLPTHLGDCVLKQCPQDMEEAIYMAEEYLNNTPGDKCSEMDNHTDGEGYPAEQLREEEAGPTEHQVNSEKMKVTGPGLFLKRIEFSKVCQSSTFNIDARHLEDIYSEERRLDGEDDLVEEDNFSEHEDWIKEEIKYNNQAEVEDEIRSASEMGQSADVARNTENVERSQLRNIANQMPVFGRAKRGVSAPVISSSSPNTAETEGETPCCLKRKNKEDPFHRPSHCCHDCGKSYKRAAFLSKHSCSAFPKFICPDCAQVFASQKCLTHHRRSHNKALGCSECGKQFRDKYNLKCHMRTHTGESPYTCTDCGDVFAQLKGLQEHRNIHTEERPFRCSVCGEGFHHSHTLTKHKLLHSQESFLCTRCGKSFKLNDDLLRHLRTVHDESMYLNGDQSFHKNGDISPRPYWN
- the LOC120043706 gene encoding tripartite motif-containing protein 16-like codes for the protein MAEPNFPLPPDGYTCLLCADVLRDPVTISCGDTYCLECIKVYWDQYDHLGVYNCPQCRATFTPRPVLRRNLPNVTQVRRQLPELQPFPYLQRDSLCDFCVGRRSKAVKSCLMCLAYYCETHIKPHYESATFKRHKLVDETGHLDRKICPQHEKGLELFCRSDQMCICVLCTVREHRSHNIISAEEERAEKQKNLLVTQSEVQHIIQERMKELQELRHNVDVLKSNAQRAMSDSDKIFSEMLQAVERWHVEVSQLIKANMQAAMSQAEGYVERLEQEILELQRRDVELRQILDTEDNIHFLQNFPTLCVPPEPMVPKVLINPQFSFGEVTKTVTGMKEHLDDICKKELSKISKLVSDIPVYILSPRGGDKRFKAPTRADFQEPKTRADFLRYSCPLTFDPNTAYKELVLSEGNHKVMRKKTVKFYPDHPERFDGFSQVLCKECLGGFRYYWEAEWSGEFSIGVAYKSISRKGKNSYSLLGYNDKSWSLLCSDSGYSAWHNKMDKDLPEAPRATRIGVYLDYAANTVAFYSVSEAMELIHKFKAQFSEPLYAGFGVGSSVSLCQLKENLQPY
- the LOC120045110 gene encoding zinc finger and SCAN domain-containing protein 21-like, translating into MDVVEFLVSLLDVHKQQLKALTRQGEIQAKVLSQLVKDGLTRTLDRPSPQDVEEQRRHRMTPGRDKDPEDWGARLDGLLQEETQKKNQLIRPQGLSNSFQTRVLGQMWTVEDQSRQDFLSLRYEPQKGARELGQKLDSAAKHWLRPDLRTAAQVEQCVAMEQFLSLLPKEAGAWVQKQQPRDMEEAISMAEQRLGSGVFTVSSPSPDRTQTNTAQGSTETQEQGSVKMQITSDHPDALTKSFLNQLETQKSAHFSLEIPDMGVASYQEEKDEHKVVPEEESIFVCKQEVEDPDWHQESAPPEPIQIYGSTTGHESMSVDTPYISPPRHNSLSSTMYTHPTPRVSSQIPSPQSPPSLAPDVYHPHVQDSPVTDRLQSNNHSSDETELTARYTGLISEDGQLTWGTLPRVPSPSFHTRPPSPSPSHQCPDCGCCFTQQRSLEEHRNIHTGARPFVCGVCGKAFCHRRTLNKHTRIHSWERPFQCTDCGQTFKLKDTMKRHQVSHSRPGTGPGARQLSHSP